The region TATGTCTAATTAAATTAAATAAGCATGATATACTAATACATTTACGAACATATCGTAAAGTTTGGGAGACAAACCAAACCAAACCAAAGATTCTCATTCTTCCCAAACAACAAACACCTGTCCATAGTTCGCAAAACTCATGCTTGGTTTTAAATTTCTATCGCAAAACAGTTGACTCAAACTATTGTTATACTAATGGTTAAATAGCCATGCGAGAAAATAATCAGAACCAAACCAGAGAATTGTTATTTAGAAAGAATCAAAGCGGTAGATTAAAAACGATCTTACTCACGTTTTTACTAATCAATTCATTCGGATTATTTTTCTGCAAAGAGGAAACCAAAGAATCGGGAGTAATCCCCCTCTCCTTGGCATCCATCGTTATAGCAAAAGAATCCGAAGAGCAGGATCGAATCAACCAGTGTACAGGAAACATACCTGGCATTGCTTGCACAACGGTTATCAGTCAATACCCAGCAAACCTTCGCCAGGTAGAACTTTACGATTCGGGAAATCGTATTTCTCAAGTGGAAGTAACAGGTGTTCCTATCATAAAAGCAGATTGCACTACTTATTACCAAATCAATTGGGGAAACAGCGCCCCCTATTCTAGTACTAGATTATATCTAAAGACAACAGATGGTGAAATTTGTGGGATTGGTTGGGAAACTCAAGATGGCAAAAGAACTAACAAATTGCTCGACTTATTAGGGTCAGAAAAGGAACTAAAGTCTGTGACTGAAATCAATGCAAATGGTATGACATTAAAATTCTACCGTTAAAATTTTCCATCAATAACATTCACTTTTCAAGGAAATCAAAAGATAATTTTTATTTCCAAAAGTAGCTTTTATATTTTAAACTTCTTAATTTCCTGATTTAAAGTTTTTGCTAGTTCACTCAATCGATTTGCGGCTTCTTTTACAGCAGATACTTCTGATAACTGAGAATCCGAGGAAACAGAAACTTCTTTTGTACTTTCGTTGATAATGTTAGTTAACTCAATCAATTGAACCGTGTTAGCATTGAGTTCTTCTGTGCTCGCGGATATTTCTTCTGTGGTTGAGGAAACGCCGTGAATTTCATCATTCACTTTCTTAATGGCAGAAATAATCAATTGGAATGTATTCCCTACAACATTCACCATTTCTACGCCAACGCCGACATCCTGATTTCCTTTTTCCATCATCTGAATGGATTCAAGTGTGTTCTTTTGGATTTCATCAATGATCACGGAAATTTGTCTAGTGGCTCTTTCTGACCTTTCTGCTAACTTTCTAACTTCATCGGCAACGACAGCAAAACCTTTTCCTTCCTCTCCTGCACGAGCCGCCTCTATTGCTGCATTGAGAGCTAATAGGTTCGTTTGGCTTGCGATCTGATTGATCGTTTCCACAATTTGTCCAATTGCTTTAGAGTTTGCACCAAGAGTATTAATACTCGAAGAGATTCCATTGACTGAGGAATTAATAATCTCCATTTGATGAATTGTTTTTTTTACGATGTCTTGACCTTCCTCGACTTTTTCCAAAACACCATTTGATAATTCCGAAACCACATAAGTTGCTTCAGCAATTTTCGCGATCGCAAGAGTATTTTCTTCTACCGCAGATTTGTTTTCAGAAAATGCTTCCAATTGGGTATTTGACTTACTGCGCACTGTAGTCATTGATTCTGATATAGTAGCAGCAACACTTGCAGAACCTTCTGCACTTTCGATCAACTGATCTGCCGATTGCAGAACTTCATTTGAAGATTGAGAAACAACCTGAATCATTGTTCGCAAACTATTTGTCATCTGATCAAAATCAGTAAGAAGTAATCCAATTTCATCTTTATATAGATGATTTGACTTTGATGTTAAATCACCTTCTCTTGCTTTTCCGATGAGTGACTTCACATGATCAATCTTACGCGCAAAAATAGCCGCAAAAAAATAAGAAAAAACTAACGAAATGACGGAAGCAAATATGGCACCGAAAAAGAATAAGTAGGATAATGACTTAAGGCGCTCTTCATAAAAAATGGCCTCTCTCCCCCCAGAGCCAACAATCCAATCCCAAGGTTGATAATAGATCTGATAGGCAATCCAAGAATGAGTTGGTTCTTTTCCCTCTTGCCATAATTCATAAACTAGTTTTCCGGTTCTTTCCTTATTGGACCAAGTGTCTCGAACTGTATATTTTCCGTCGACTTGGTAATCCCAGAGATTAACACCTTCAATGTTAAAGGGGTTCATCGTAAAAACACCATTCGGTTGAGAGGCCCAAACCCTCATGTCCAATTTGGCAGACATTTTTCCTTTGGACAAGTCGCGGACCCCATCGGAACCTTTCGGTCCCAAAATATAGATCCTAGCCTTTTCCTGGGCATCTGGTAAACTTATTTTTCCGGCTTTTACATCTTCATTCAATAAATCGATCACTGCCACGGAATCAGTTGCCAAGGTTTTAAACAGCTCTCCACCAAGATTTACGATTTGGCTTTTTGCAGACTGATAGACGAGATAAAAAATTGGGCCAAGTACTAAATTGAGAACAAAAAAAATGAAGATCATCAACTGAGTGCGGATGCTAAGAGAATAGAGTTTATGAAGAATTTGTTTTAACATACTTTAAAGGTTATCGTTTGATTTATGAGAAAACAATTTCTTCCTATGAAATGAAAGTATTTTTTTAAGATCTTTGCTTTTATTAATCCACAAAGAAAGCCCAAAGGCAATTTCGTTTAAATACCAAGAAGAATATGATACTTCCCTGCAATATTTGTAAATAATAGATTTACTAACATTCCTACTTTCCCTGAGTAAGAGACATAGATTCGAGTCATTGACCAGCTTTCAAATAACGATCTCTCAAAATTTACGAGGGAAAATAATTACTTTTACATTCGTTTAAAAAAAATTTCAAAAGGTAATTTCAAAACCGAAACCTGGAAACAATTTTTTCCATAGAATCAGAAACCTTTTGCAAACGGTTTGCTTCCTCCGAAATTTCACCGAAAGTCGTTGAGATTTGAGAATGATTTTCCCATAACTCTTGCAAATTGGTATTGGATGTTTCCGTGTAAATGGTTTGTAACTCCATCTCTCCCGTGATTTTTTCCGCATCGAATTGAAATTCTCCAACAAGGTCTTTGAGAGATTTCACATTGTCAGAACTCGTTCCACTGGTTCGACCGAACATTTGAACTACCCTAGAAATCTCTTCAAATTTAGATTTCACATCTTCATTGGTGGAGATGATTTCTTTCATAGATTCCAAACTTTCTTTAGAGGCAGCTTGGGATAATTTTACAACACGTTTGATTTCCTCTATATTTTTAGCTGTTTCATCTGCAAGGCGAGAGACTTCTCCCGCAACTACAGCAAATCCTCGTCCCATGGAACCTGCACGTGCAGCCTCAATGGATGCATTTAAAGAAAGTAAGTTCACCCGATCCGATATATCTTCTACGATAGAGATAGCGGCTTTGATATTTTCGCTCATCTGGTTCATCATTTCAACTTTTTCATAGGCGGACTGGATGGCGGCTTTTGCCACCTTTACCGTTCCAATCGAATGCACTGTGTTTTGAGCCAACTCATCTGCTTTTTTAGAAAGATTGGTCATCTCTTCTGTAACTCGAGTGAGTTCTGTCGCTAAAAAATTAGTTTTGTCTTTTTGGGAAAGTACACGTTCATACGTTGCCTTGGATAAACTTTGGATCTGACCTACTGACTCAAAAGTAGAATCAAGTTTGTTTTTTTCTGATACAACTTGTGAATCAATCAATCCACCTTTATCCAAAATGATTTTTGAAGTTTCGGAAAGTGAAACTGCTTCCTGTTTTGCGGTTTGAAAGTACTTCCGTAACGAATCCATAAATAAGTTTAATTTGGTAATGGTATGGCTTAGGTTTGTTGCCGAGAGTTGGGGAATGGTTTCTGCTAGTTCCCCTTTTGATAGTTTTTCAATCGAATGGTTTAAATTTCCAATATCATCTTTTAAAGATTTACTACCAACATAAGCTGCATAAATCATAATCACAACCATCATTCCAAACACTATGGGCATTTGATAGAACCAATAGGGAGACCTGAAATCTGCGAGAAGGATGAGAAACAAATAATAACCAAAAGTCAACATTGGCAATAAAGCGACAGCAATCATGGTAAAAAGATTTCTTTGAAAAACGCCGAAAATTCGAAATTTAGATTCGTCCAAAAGGATTTCAGCCAAAACTTTTGCCTTTAATACAGGACTCAAATACACTTCTGTTTGGAAATAAAATGCATGGTAGATGATTGGCATAAGCATCATACAAGCATAGGGCAATGCCATGATTTCTTTCCATGGGAGATCCAAAACTGTCACAGCAAAAAAAGAAAATCCAAAGATGGAAACGGTCCAACGAATGAGGATGACCTTTCCTTCCCAATGAGGATGTTCGAGTAATCCTTTTTTTAAACCAACTAAAGTATTATAGTCATTTTCTTTGGAATAGTCCAACAATCGTTTGAGTCTTTTGTTTCGAAGGGTTATCCCCACAACCAAAGGAACAAGGGATAAAAGAGTTCCGATGATCGCAAGATGGATGAGAGTTTCTGAATCAAAACTTGATGCAAATAAACAGAAGTTGATGAAGTAAGGAAAAATTAATAAGTATAAGGGAGCTTCAATGGCAACTGTCAATTTTCTAATCAATCGATTCTCTGTCATTTGCCGCACACCCGCCTTCTGATTTGTCAATATTTTAGGAAATCCCAAGAGGCTTCACCTATTTTCATATTTTTTCTTATGAAAACAAAACTAAGCTATCGTTCAGGATTCGTTTTGTATCTCAACCGAAAGAGTAAATCATTCAGTAGGTTGGAGTTCTAAAACAGAAATTTCGGATGGTGCACCCAATCGGAAAGGAGGTCCCCAATACCCAGTACCTCGACTCACATAAATTTGTGTGTTTTTGTAACGATGGAGTCCTGAAACAAATTTTTGAGCAAAATAAATCAAAATATTTCCCGGGAAAAATTGTCCGCCATGGGTATGTCCGGAAATTTGTAAATCGAATCCAACTTTATTAGCTTCATAGATGCTATTGGGTTGGTGGGCGAGTAGAATCTTATAATCACAAGATTCACCACCTTCCATGGCTCGCTTAGGGTCTGTTTGGTGGGATTTAATCATAGATCCAGCAGTTAGATCGGTCACTCCAGCCATAAGCAACTTAGCATTGCCCACAGCCAAGGTTTGGTTCGCGTTGAGTAAAATATGGATTCCTAATTTTTCAATTTCTGGTAACCAAGAAAGAACTCCCGAATAGTATTCATGATTCCCAGTCACATAAAACGTTCCATATTTGGATTTGATATCAGCGAGCGGCTTTAGATGGTGTTTGAGAGTGGCTGCGGGCCCATCCACCAAATCTCCAGTTATCACAACCACATCTGGAGTTTGTGAATTGATTTTACTGACAACACGGCGGAGAAACTTTTCTTTAATGGTGGATCCAATGTGAACATCCGAGATTTGCACAATTTTAAACTCACGCAAATCAGGATGTAAATCCTTTACAGGAATTTTAACTCGTTTGTATCGCAAACGAACATGGGCATTATAAAAACCAAGAGAACTGAGAGCCGTTGCCAGGGCAATGGTAGAGAAAGCCAAACTAAAGTTTTTTACTTCAGTCACGCCATCGATGGGAAATCCAAACCGGAGCAAACTGGAAAACAAAAATTGAGAATACTGGGTGATGATTCCTAAGTCCACCAGACGAAGTAAATCCATGAGGAGGACCAAAGTGAACAGAATGGAAAAAAATCCAAAGTTGGTGAAGGTGACATAGGCAAAAAAAGTTTGGGTTTTTTCTCGTTTGGAGATCCGGCTCATTACATAAGTCAGCGGAACGAGGAGAACCAGTGCCCCAATTCCAAATAAAATCAACGTAACTACGGGTCCATTCAGTGAAAGTCCTGAGATTAAACGAAAGGTAGAATAATAATAGATAAATCCGAGTAAGGATGTCAGAACGGACAAAAATAGGAAGAATGCTTTCAATCAAATTACCCTAACCTTTGGACAGGGCGGAATTCAGGAAAGTTGCAGTTATTTTTATAGAAGGTTTAGGATGAAAGAAAAAGATACAGTTCGAACGAAGTCCGATGTGATACTCATCGGTGCAGGAATTATGAGTGCCACACTAGGAGTTCTTTTGAAAGAACTTGCTCCCCACCTAACAATTACCGTACTAGAAAGATTGGATGCAGCAGCAAGGGAAAGTTCCAACGCTTGGAACAATGCGGGTACCGGACATTCTGCATTTTGCGAATTGAACTATACAATCGAAAACGAAGATGGATCCATCCAAACAAAAAAAGCCCTGCAAATTGCGGAATGGTTTGAAATTTCAAAAGAATTTTGGGCTTACCTTGCTGGTACCAAACGAATTTTAGATGCCGATGAATTCATCCATTCCGTCCCTCATTATAGTTTTGTTTGGGGGGAAGAAAATGTATCTTTCCTTAAAAAACGTTTTGAAGCCCTAACCAAATATGAGCTTTTTAAAGACCTAGTTTACACAGAAGATAAGGATACCTTAACTGAATGGCTTCCACTCGTGATGAAAGGCCGAGAAAATTCAGAACCATTAGCGGCAACCAAGATGGAACTGGGAACCGATGTGAACTTTGGAACATTGACAAGGGCTATGTTTCGGTATTTAGAAAGTTTTCCCGATGTCCATGTACATTACTTTGAAGATGTAAAAGATTTGGAACGTGGGGAAAATGGATTCTGGCACCTAACTTCGAATAATATTCAAACACATGAAAAAGAACATCATGAAGCAAAATTTGTATTTATTGGTGCTGGTGGGGGAAGTCTTCCCCTCCTAGAAAAATCGGATATCCCAGAGGCCGCTGGGTTCGGAGGATTTCCTGTGAGTGGGCAATGGTTACGTTGTCGCAATCGTGATGTGATCAAACAACATTTTGCAAAAGTTTACGGGAAGGCCAATGTGGGATCTCCTCCTATGTCTGTTCCTCATTTGGATACAAGAATCATTGAAGGGAAAAAAGAATTACTTTTTGGGCCTTACGCTGGTTTTACGACAAAATTCTTAAAAAAAGGATCGTACTTAGATTTGGTAAAGTCATTAGAGTTTGATAATATTTTTCCAATGTTATCTGCAGGAATGCACAACTTACCTTTAACAAAATATTTAATCAGCCAAGCCATGCAGTCCCATGAAGACCGTATCGACGCTCTTAGAGAATACTTTCCTGAGGTAAAATCGGAAGATTGGGAATTGGTAGTGGCAGGACAAAGAGTTCAAGTCATCAAAAAAGATGAAGAAGAAGGTGGGGTTTTGGAATTCGGAACAGAAGTGGTTTCGGCAAAAGATGGATCTCTCGCAGCCCTTCTGGGAGCAAGTCCAGGTGCTTCCACCTCTGTTTCGATTATGTTAGAAGTGTTGGCCGATTGTTTCCCTAAAGAAATGCAATCCGATGAATGGAAATCTAAATTAAAAACAATGATCCCCAGTTTCGGGGAATCAATGAAAGAAGATCCTGAAGTTTGTATATCCAGCAGGAAAAAAACGGAAGAAATTTTGGAATTAAACCAAGGAGCAGGTGTTAGCTCCCGGGTCTAAGGTCACAATCGAAGATCGAAAATAATATCTTATTGAGCTTTTAAAAAACTAGTTCTTTTTTCTAAGCTCAATAACTACTTTTTCTTTAGAGTCCACATTATACATGGCGGAACCTTGTGTGGAATCGATAATCCTTTTGGAATTCACACCCTTTTCACGAAGCACTCGCGATATGGCTTGGGAACGTTCAAATCCTAAATCATAATTTTCATAATTTCCAGGAACATCTTCCCTAAACGGAGTTGTATAAGTAATCACCTGCACATCAAAATCTTTGTATTCATTTTCTAAACTTCGGGCAATTGCATCTAATCTTGCTCGACCTTCTAAATGGATCCGACTTGTTGGCAAATCAAAGATCTCACTCGCAAGGAATACAAAACGATCTAGTTTGTTCTCCACTACTGGTTCTTTTGTTTGGATTGGAATTTCTGGACTAACTGAATCGACAACCTTCGTTGTTTTGATTTCAGGTTCTGGAGTATTTGAACCCAAAAGGGAGAAGGATACCCCCATACCAAATTTTACAAAAGTTTCTTCGAAATTTCCTTTGTTTCTAAAACCAGAATTAGGTGCTTCATATCGAACCATATATACATTCGAATGTTCCACTTCAGCGTTTAAGAAAAATCGATGGTTTACATGGTATCTAATCCCTAACGCACCAAATACACGATTGGTGGCTCCCCCATGTTTGTATTCGTATCCCGATCCACCACCTACTCGAAAATAAGGATCTGTTGGATTATTGGGTTGGAAGTGAAAAAACAAACTTAAATCTGCCGAAGGCGCAGAAAATATTTCCCTTTTCCTTTGCAGTGCCAAACCGTAAATTTCACCTTCATTTAATCGCCTAAGCAATGTTCCATATTCAGGTGATGCTAGAGCAAAAAGTGCAATGTCCCTTTGGTCTACAGTTCTAAATTTTGATGCAGTAATTGACTGGTAGGATGCAGAAAGTCCGATCCCAACATATCGAAAGAGCCCATATTCAAATCCTAACTCACCTACATTACTAGAAAGTTGAGTTTGGTTTTTGACAAGAGTTTGCAAAATATAATGATTTGCGAAATTAGATGTGAGAGTTGTGTAGGGGGAATTGACGACCAAATTAGTAGGAAAATTATTTTCTTCTACTTTTTTCTCCATGGTTCCAGAATTTGCACCAATCCCTCCACCCCCGTTCCCATATAGAATCAATTTTCCGCGGTCAAAACCTTGGCTATAAAGGAAGGAAAAACTGGAATGAAGTAAAAATCCGGACAAAATAAGAAAAAATTTCCAATTCATTTTCTGCATGAGTGATTTTGAAAAGTATCAGGTGTTAAATCAAGCCTAAATTTTTTTCGAATCATGTCACAAACCATAAGGGCAATCTCGTCCTTATCACGAGGTAGAAAATGAAACCAAAAATACTCATTCTCGGCGCAGGGTATGCAGGAATTATCGCTGCAAATCGTTTAGACAAACAAGTGAAAGATGTCGAAATCATTTTAATTTCGGAATCTTCAGGATTTCAAGAAAGAATTCGTTTCCATGAAATTGCCTCTGCTGGGCAAAAAAAAGAAAGAAACATACGGGATCTTTTACGAACAAACGTTAGCTTCTTACAAACAAAGGTTACTGGAATTTTTCCAAAAGAAAAAAGGATACAGGTGGAAGGAAGTAACCAAAAAATCAATTACGACTACTTGGTCATTACCTTAGGGAGTTCAGGGATTCGTCAGATGAATCCAAACGAAAATTCAATCCAATCGAATGGGGCTGTTTCTGAATTTCTAAAAAAGAAAGATCATTCAAAAATTCAGAACCTATGTATTGTTGGTAGTGGACTCACTGGCATAGAAATGGCTACCGAATGGAAACACTTTTATCCAAAATCGAAAGTGACAATTGTAGATAAAAATCCATTTGCTTCATCCTTTTCTAAACAAGGAAGAGACTATATAAAAAACTTTTTTGTAGAAAATAACATCCAAATTTTGGACCAAATGAATATAAAAGGAATCGAGGAAAATGAAATTCGTTTTGAAAACAAAACAAAACTCTCCTTTGATTGTATTGTAAATTGTACCGGATTTCAAAGTCCAAATTTACTTAAAGAATCCGGATTCAAAACCAATTCACAAAATCAAATCTATGTAGATGCTTTTTTACGTTCTTTTGAATTTCCTGAAGTTTTTGTTGCCGGTGATTCCGCTTATTTAGAAAACTCTATTTTACGTATGGGTTGTGTGACCGCATTGCCGATGGGAGCCTATGTGGCCGATCACCTAGCCAATTTAATTAGTGGGAAAAACTTATCTCCTTTTTCATTTCAGTTTTTTGGAAGATGTGTTTCTCTTGGTAGAAAAGTCGGGATGATTCAATTGACAGAAGGAAATGATAAACCAAAAGAACAAATCATCAAAGGAAAATGGGGAGCCATCGTAAAGGAAATGGTTTGTAAATTCACAATTCTTTCGCTGGTTTTGGAGAAAAAACTTCCATTTAGATTTTATTTTTGGCCTAAAGGAAATCCAATCAAAGGGAAAAACAAATTAATTCCAGA is a window of Leptospira kanakyensis DNA encoding:
- a CDS encoding methyl-accepting chemotaxis protein; translated protein: MLKQILHKLYSLSIRTQLMIFIFFVLNLVLGPIFYLVYQSAKSQIVNLGGELFKTLATDSVAVIDLLNEDVKAGKISLPDAQEKARIYILGPKGSDGVRDLSKGKMSAKLDMRVWASQPNGVFTMNPFNIEGVNLWDYQVDGKYTVRDTWSNKERTGKLVYELWQEGKEPTHSWIAYQIYYQPWDWIVGSGGREAIFYEERLKSLSYLFFFGAIFASVISLVFSYFFAAIFARKIDHVKSLIGKAREGDLTSKSNHLYKDEIGLLLTDFDQMTNSLRTMIQVVSQSSNEVLQSADQLIESAEGSASVAATISESMTTVRSKSNTQLEAFSENKSAVEENTLAIAKIAEATYVVSELSNGVLEKVEEGQDIVKKTIHQMEIINSSVNGISSSINTLGANSKAIGQIVETINQIASQTNLLALNAAIEAARAGEEGKGFAVVADEVRKLAERSERATRQISVIIDEIQKNTLESIQMMEKGNQDVGVGVEMVNVVGNTFQLIISAIKKVNDEIHGVSSTTEEISASTEELNANTVQLIELTNIINESTKEVSVSSDSQLSEVSAVKEAANRLSELAKTLNQEIKKFKI
- a CDS encoding methyl-accepting chemotaxis protein encodes the protein MTENRLIRKLTVAIEAPLYLLIFPYFINFCLFASSFDSETLIHLAIIGTLLSLVPLVVGITLRNKRLKRLLDYSKENDYNTLVGLKKGLLEHPHWEGKVILIRWTVSIFGFSFFAVTVLDLPWKEIMALPYACMMLMPIIYHAFYFQTEVYLSPVLKAKVLAEILLDESKFRIFGVFQRNLFTMIAVALLPMLTFGYYLFLILLADFRSPYWFYQMPIVFGMMVVIMIYAAYVGSKSLKDDIGNLNHSIEKLSKGELAETIPQLSATNLSHTITKLNLFMDSLRKYFQTAKQEAVSLSETSKIILDKGGLIDSQVVSEKNKLDSTFESVGQIQSLSKATYERVLSQKDKTNFLATELTRVTEEMTNLSKKADELAQNTVHSIGTVKVAKAAIQSAYEKVEMMNQMSENIKAAISIVEDISDRVNLLSLNASIEAARAGSMGRGFAVVAGEVSRLADETAKNIEEIKRVVKLSQAASKESLESMKEIISTNEDVKSKFEEISRVVQMFGRTSGTSSDNVKSLKDLVGEFQFDAEKITGEMELQTIYTETSNTNLQELWENHSQISTTFGEISEEANRLQKVSDSMEKIVSRFRF
- a CDS encoding metallophosphoesterase produces the protein MKAFFLFLSVLTSLLGFIYYYSTFRLISGLSLNGPVVTLILFGIGALVLLVPLTYVMSRISKREKTQTFFAYVTFTNFGFFSILFTLVLLMDLLRLVDLGIITQYSQFLFSSLLRFGFPIDGVTEVKNFSLAFSTIALATALSSLGFYNAHVRLRYKRVKIPVKDLHPDLREFKIVQISDVHIGSTIKEKFLRRVVSKINSQTPDVVVITGDLVDGPAATLKHHLKPLADIKSKYGTFYVTGNHEYYSGVLSWLPEIEKLGIHILLNANQTLAVGNAKLLMAGVTDLTAGSMIKSHQTDPKRAMEGGESCDYKILLAHQPNSIYEANKVGFDLQISGHTHGGQFFPGNILIYFAQKFVSGLHRYKNTQIYVSRGTGYWGPPFRLGAPSEISVLELQPTE
- a CDS encoding malate:quinone oxidoreductase codes for the protein MKEKDTVRTKSDVILIGAGIMSATLGVLLKELAPHLTITVLERLDAAARESSNAWNNAGTGHSAFCELNYTIENEDGSIQTKKALQIAEWFEISKEFWAYLAGTKRILDADEFIHSVPHYSFVWGEENVSFLKKRFEALTKYELFKDLVYTEDKDTLTEWLPLVMKGRENSEPLAATKMELGTDVNFGTLTRAMFRYLESFPDVHVHYFEDVKDLERGENGFWHLTSNNIQTHEKEHHEAKFVFIGAGGGSLPLLEKSDIPEAAGFGGFPVSGQWLRCRNRDVIKQHFAKVYGKANVGSPPMSVPHLDTRIIEGKKELLFGPYAGFTTKFLKKGSYLDLVKSLEFDNIFPMLSAGMHNLPLTKYLISQAMQSHEDRIDALREYFPEVKSEDWELVVAGQRVQVIKKDEEEGGVLEFGTEVVSAKDGSLAALLGASPGASTSVSIMLEVLADCFPKEMQSDEWKSKLKTMIPSFGESMKEDPEVCISSRKKTEEILELNQGAGVSSRV
- a CDS encoding OmpA family protein — its product is MQKMNWKFFLILSGFLLHSSFSFLYSQGFDRGKLILYGNGGGGIGANSGTMEKKVEENNFPTNLVVNSPYTTLTSNFANHYILQTLVKNQTQLSSNVGELGFEYGLFRYVGIGLSASYQSITASKFRTVDQRDIALFALASPEYGTLLRRLNEGEIYGLALQRKREIFSAPSADLSLFFHFQPNNPTDPYFRVGGGSGYEYKHGGATNRVFGALGIRYHVNHRFFLNAEVEHSNVYMVRYEAPNSGFRNKGNFEETFVKFGMGVSFSLLGSNTPEPEIKTTKVVDSVSPEIPIQTKEPVVENKLDRFVFLASEIFDLPTSRIHLEGRARLDAIARSLENEYKDFDVQVITYTTPFREDVPGNYENYDLGFERSQAISRVLREKGVNSKRIIDSTQGSAMYNVDSKEKVVIELRKKN
- a CDS encoding NAD(P)/FAD-dependent oxidoreductase translates to MKPKILILGAGYAGIIAANRLDKQVKDVEIILISESSGFQERIRFHEIASAGQKKERNIRDLLRTNVSFLQTKVTGIFPKEKRIQVEGSNQKINYDYLVITLGSSGIRQMNPNENSIQSNGAVSEFLKKKDHSKIQNLCIVGSGLTGIEMATEWKHFYPKSKVTIVDKNPFASSFSKQGRDYIKNFFVENNIQILDQMNIKGIEENEIRFENKTKLSFDCIVNCTGFQSPNLLKESGFKTNSQNQIYVDAFLRSFEFPEVFVAGDSAYLENSILRMGCVTALPMGAYVADHLANLISGKNLSPFSFQFFGRCVSLGRKVGMIQLTEGNDKPKEQIIKGKWGAIVKEMVCKFTILSLVLEKKLPFRFYFWPKGNPIKGKNKLIPESIPVGNLVT